Proteins from a single region of Carettochelys insculpta isolate YL-2023 chromosome 17, ASM3395843v1, whole genome shotgun sequence:
- the OPRL1 gene encoding nociceptin receptor — MDSLFPAHILEDPDLRRLLNNSSMLNLSFPSNWFNNGTGDSFLPLGIKITIVVVYSIVCIVGLVGNCSVMYVIVRFTKMKTATNIYIFNLALADTLCLMTLPFQGTDTFLGFWPFGNVLCKIAISIDYYNMFTSTFTLTMMSVDRYIAICHPIKALDIRTPHKAKVVNVCIWALASVFGIPAMVMGSAENENNEIDCLIKLPKPVDYWDPVFGVCVFLFSFMIPVLIITICYSLMIRRLKNVRVLSGSKEKDRNLRRITRMVLVVVAVFIICWTPIQIFVLVQCLGPKAESELELAISCFCTALGYANSSLNPVLYAFLDENFKTCFRKFCFPTTFRTELQMSNRMCSIAKDVVYACKNSEGTNNPA; from the exons ATGGATTCTCTCTTCCCTGCTCATATTCTGGAAGATCCCGATCTGAGGAGACTGCTGAACAACTCCTCGATGCTGAACCTGAGCTTTCCCAGTAACTGGTTTAACAACGGCACGGGGGACAGCTTCTTGCCACTGGGCATCAAGATCACCATAGTCGTCGTCTACTCCATCGTGTGCATAGTGGGGCTCGTGGGCAACTGCTCGGTCATGTATGTTATTGTCAG atTCACCAAGATGAAGACCGCCACCAACATCTACATCTTTAATCTCGCCCTGGCTGATACCCTGTGTCTGATGACCTTACCCTTCCAGGGCACGGACACGTTCCTTGGGTTCTGGCCCTTTGGAAATGTTCTCTGCAAGATCGCCATCTCCATTGACTACTACAACATGTTCACCAGCACTTTCACCTTGACGATGATGAGCGTGGATCGCTACATTGCCATCTGCCACCCCATCAAAGCACTGGATATCCGCACCCCCCACAAGGCCAAAGTAGTCAACGTCTGCATCTGGGCCCTGGCTTCAGTCTTTGGTATCCCAGCTATGGTGATGGGCTCAGCTGAGAATGAAAATAATG AGATTGATTGTCTAATTAAGCTCCCTAAACCTGTGGATTACTGGGATCCAGTATTTGGAGTGTGTGTCTTTCTCTTCTCCTTCATGATCCCTGTGCTGATCATCACCATTTGCTACAGTCTCATGATCCGGCGTCTTAAGAATGTCCGCGTCCTCTCTGGCTCCAAGGAGAAGGATCGGAATCTGCGCCGCATTACACGAATGGTCCTTGTGGTGGTTGCTGTCTTCATTATTTGTTGGACTCCCATTCAGATTTTTGTGCTGGTCCAGTGTCTGGGTCCCAAGGCTGAGAGCGAGCTCGAGTTAGCCATCTCCTGCTTCTGCACTGCCCTGGGATATGCcaacagcagcctgaaccctgtcCTCTATGCCTTCTTGGATGAGAACTTCAAGACGTGCTTCAGAAAGTTCTGCTTCCCCACCACCTTCCGAACCGAGCTCCAGATGTCCAACCGGATGTGCAGCATTGCAAAAGATGTTGTCTATGCCTGCAAGAACTCAGAGGGGACTAACAATCCGGCATGA